The genomic stretch TCCGGGGACGGGGGCGGCTTTGCAGTGCGCACCTGTCAGGCGTGTGGTGCCGGCCTCCCGGCGTGGTGGAGTTTCAGACGTTCCCCGCTCCAGGAACTCAGCAGGCGCATGGCTGGGAAGTTCAGGGCACAGGAACGCCCTGAGAAAGGCCCTGTGGGGGCGGACAGAGCGGGGATCCAGGCCCTggttcccctcccccagggttCCCACCCCTGGGCATGTCTTTGGGACTGTGACACAGCCCGTGGTACTGACTGCACAGGACTGAACTCAGGCCGCCTAGGATAGGCGCCAGGGAGGACTTGAGCCTCCGAGGGGCAGAGAACAGTCCTGCAAGTCCCAGAGGGCCCCCAGGGAGTGGCGCTGCCCCGCTGAGAACCGTGGCTGGCACTGGGGTCTGCAGGGGTGGTGGGAGCGAagggccagctgctcctctccggGTCTGCTCGGCGCGGGAGGAGGTGGCCCCCAGGCTTGGGGCCCCTGGCCACCCACTGTCTGCCTCACCTCCTCTAGCCACCGAGTACCACCTGGGCCTGCTGAAGGCGAAGCTCGCCAAGTACCGGGCTCAGCTCCTGGAGCCTTCCAAGTCGGCCTCATCCAAAGGAGAGGGCTTCGACGTCATGAAGTCGGGTGACGCCCGGGTGGCCCTCATTGGATTCCCCTCTGTGGGTAAGGTCAGCGATGGGCActgtggcctgggggaggggggcaggcggGCGGCTCCCAAACACACGGCGTCTCCGCCCCTGCCACTGCCAGTCTGCTGTGCTCcgaaggccccgcccccgggccgaggccccgcccctagCATCTTCCTTTCCCGGTAGCCGTGGACTGCGCAGGTCCTGATGGCTGGCGAGGAGGTCGGGTTCTGGCCCCGGCTGCGCAGAGCCCCCTGCTCCGGGGAGCAAGGACAGCGAACAGAGCCGGCTGAGGGCAGGGTCCTGGGCGGGTGGTGCTGACAAGGGCCTGTCTGGGCTTGTGGAGCCCTGGCCAAGGACGCTGTGGGCAGCGGGAACAGCGGGGGCACCTGGCTAGGAGCCAGCTGGGaacggcaggggctgggggccccggCTTGGGAAGGACTTTGCTGGGGGTGAGCGTTAAGCAGGAGCGCTCTCGTTTTGGTTTCCTTTGAAAGCTTTTTCAGTGCGACATCCAtggggtttgtttatttttaatcagcGGCAGCATTGTACACATAGCCGTGTtcatttcttccattcttttaaaaatatttttaaagatttctttatatattcaaaagtcagagatagagagagagaggatgttcCAGCCtcagcttcactccccagatggccacaatggccagggctgagccaggagccaggagcctcggctggccttccatatgggaggcaggggccatcGCTCGATGCCTTTCccgaccattagcaggaagctggagcagcctCCCTGATGCTGGCCCAGTTCCCGGCACTGGGAGACACTTGGGGCTCGTCCTGTCTATTGCTTCCCAGAGGGCCCTGGTTCTCATCACTGGAGATGCTCATCACTATTAGACACGGCTGACGGGCCTCTGAGTGGATCGCCCTGGCCGCCGTGCAGCGGATGGGCAGATGGGcgctgggcagggctggcggaGGGCAGACAGAGGCACTGATCTGTTCCAGGCcaagcaggcagggctggagctgcagcaggagCCAGCGGGGCAGCTTCTGAGCCCACGCTCCTGGGCTGGCagagggcaggtgggcaggggctgcCGTCTCCTGTCGCCTGCTGCGGGCTGTGCAGCTCTGTGCTGCTTCCTCCGTCCGTGAGACTAGGGGGGGtgtcagagggaggggcagagcagggtAGGGGTATgtgtcagagagaaaggtagggTGGgggtgtgtaagagagagaggtagcatGGGGGTGTgtatcagagagagaggcagggtgggggtgtgtatcagagagagaggcggggtgggggtgtgtatcagagagagaggcggggtgggggtgtgtatcagagagagaggcggggtgggggtgtgtatcagagagagaggcggggtgggggtgtgtatcagagagagaggcggggtgggggtgtgtatgagagagaggcagggtgggggttgtgtatgagagagagagaggcagggtgggggtgtgtgtcatagagaggcggggtgggggtgtgcaaagagagagaggcggggtgggggtgtgtgtcagagagagaggcggggtgggggtgtgcaaagagagagaggcggggtgggggtgtgtgtcagagagagagagaggcagggtggggtgtgtatcagagagagagagggtggaggtgtgtatcagagagagaggcagggtgggggtgtgtgtcatagagaggcggggtgggggtgtgtgtcagagagagagagggtggaggtgtgtatcagagagagaggcggggtgggggtgtgtgtcatAGAGAGGCGGGGTGGAGgtgtgcaaagagagagaggcggggtgggggtgtgtgtcagagagaggcggggtgggggtgtgtctcagagagagaggcggggtgggggtgtgtatcagagagagagagaggcagggtgggggtgtgcagagagagagaggcgggtgGGGGATTTTAACTAGCTACTGGAGCTACCGAGCGCCTGGGGTTTGGGCACCGTGGCTGGGATCTAGGGTGTCCCCGGGTGGCCTCGGAGAGCCTACTGTGTCTCGCAGTTGGTGCCCTTGTCTGTCCATGCCTTTCTGCTTGCCGGGTTTCTGTTTCCCGGAGGTCCCCGTGGCTGAGTTTCTGGCTTGGAGGCTTTCCTTCCCACGCCTTGTGTGGGTGTGGCCGTGAGTGGGCAGGGGCGGACTGCAGTAGCCCAGAACCCCAGGGTCCTGCAGGTTAGGTGGGGCAGGGCTCACAGGGTGGGCCTCTCCCTTCCAggctctgccccctgctggtgtAGCCATCAGTGACAGGTGACCTTCCAAGCTGGGTGTCCCAGGCTCTCTCCTTGGTGCGGTCCTGCGATGGAGGGAATGGGTTGAGGCCGGCTGTGCACGCAACCACTGTGCAGCTCACACAGGGACCTTTCTTGCCCCGGGTCCCCAAGCAGCAGTGACATCCgaagccaggtctcccccacTCCCAGAGTACAGTGGCACTcagcctccaccccacccctaccTCCCTCCCATAGCCGTCTGTCTCCCAGTGAGAGGGTGGCACCTCCTCACCTGTCCCCTTGCCCTCTCAAGGGAGCAGCTCGTTCTGTGTGTGGGTTCCACGGGTacagaggggccagcaggggctgcAGGACCCCCGGTCATATGGGGAAGCCCCTAGAAACCAGGCCCCTATCTACTTGAGACAGGCAGGCCTGAGGCCCTGTTCTCACTGCCCGACCTGGGTGGCCCCGGGGCCCGAGAGAACTCAGGCAGTGCTTCCTCTCCCCCCAGTCCACCTTCCTGAGTCTGATGACCTCCACAGCCAGTGAGGCCGCCTCCTACGAGTTCACCACCCTGACCTGTATCCCCGGGGTCATCGAAGTAAGCGGGTGCGCCGGcccgggtggggaggggtggggcggggcgtgTGCTGGGGTGGGTGAAGCTGTGGCTGCGTGGCCCTGAGGGTCCCAGAGGCGTGTGGCCGGGCCTGGACTCCTGACTGATTCCGGGTCAGGTCCGCCCGTGCAGCTCTGGGGACTGGCAGCTCTCCAGCACCCAGGCTggggccttccctgggccacaagGGACCCTGAGCCGTGGGGCGTCCGTGTCCGGGCTCCAGGCAGCTCTTCCCGGCGGCGaccatctccccccacccctctcctgcctcACAGTACAAAGGCGCCAACATCCAGCTCCTGGACCTGCCTGGCATCATTGAAGGCGCAGCGCAAGGTGGGTGTTGGGGCCAGGCGGGCGGCGGTCACTGACTGTTGGAACGGGTGTGGCTGGGAGAGATCTGGAAAGGGCAGGCTCAGGctcagatgctggcaccacgcTGGCTTTGTGGTTGTGGGCAAGTGATCGGGTGtttctgtctgtaaaatgggcgcGCTGGTGCTGGCCGTGCGGAGGGCTGAGTGAGGTGGTGTGGGAGAGACGTTTGGCCTTGCTCGGCTGACAGTGGGGATGCCAGAGGCACCAGGGAAGTCACAGCCCGGGGGGGCTGCGGCAGAGAGCCTGGTGGGTGGTGGCTGTGTGGAGGGCAGGTGTCCCGGcaccctgggctggggtggggagctcGCGGGTCCTGCCTACGCCCCTCCCACCTGCGCAGGGAAAGGCCGCGGCCGGCAGGTGATCGCGGTGGCGCGCACGGCTGATGTCGTCATCATGATGCTGGACAAAGGAGAGGTGCAGAGGTCcgcggggtggggctggggggcagacTTGCCGGGCTGGGGAAAGCCTCGGTGTCCTCGAGCTCGCGTCGGGCCGCCTGGGGGGAGCTTGGCCCGGTCCCCCGCGTCCTTTCCTCGCCTGGGGCAGCTTGGGCCAGGGTAGGGGGCTAAGAAGTGTGGCCTGGCTCCAGGCCCCggcgccccagcccctgcccagagctggccaggagCCCTGCCCCGAATGGGAGACACGTGCTGGGGGCCGAGGGCTCTGCCTTCATGGGCCAGGAGGCACCGTcacccagcccctcctgggggTCTGTGGAGGGGGCAAGCTGTGAGCGGCAGCCCCTGGACGGCAGCTGAGGGCTCGCGGGGCTCTGCCTAGGAGCCTGCTGGAGAAGGAGCTGGAGTCCGTGGGCATCCGCCTCAACAAGCACAAGCCCAACATCTACTTCAAGGTGAGGCCCAACGTGTGCTGGAGGGGGGGGAGCGGGGGGGGGCCCCCCCGGGGCGGCTGCCCCGCCTCTTCAGCAGCTGCTCCGCCCCGCCCTCTCTTCCTCCAGCCCAAGAAGGGAGGCGGCATCTCCTTTAACTCCACGGTCACGCTGACCCAGTGCTCGGAAAAGCTGGTGCAGCTCATCCTACACGAGTACAGTATCCTCCCcgtggggcgggcggggcggggccgcgtcCACCCAGCACTGGGTCTcccccagcagcccccccccccaagaaagaGGCCCACCGCGGAGAAAGATGAGGCGGTGCTGAGGCCCCCTGGTCTGCAGAGGCCTCAGGTAACAGCAGGATGGGGGCTCGGTGGGCTCTGGGGCTCCACAGGGCAGGCTGTCTGACAGTGTGGGAGCCCCTGGCACCCTGTGGTGCGTGGCCCCAAGGAGGTCCCGTGTGGGAGAAGCTGCCCTGGGCCGGCTCTCAGATGACGCCCAGAGTAGCCAGGGGAAGTGGCACACTTCCCCTACCTAACAGCGAAGACATGCTCATTGTTCGCTGAGGGACAGTTGTATGTCTCGTAGCGTCTGTggggaaaagaaaggagagggccccaaacttttttttgaaagcagagagacaggggccagtgctgtggcatagcgggtaaagccaccgcctgcaatgccggtatcccacatggttctagtcccagctgctccacttccaatccagttctctgctctggcctaggaaagcagtagaagatggcccaagtgcttgggcccctgcacctgtgtgggagacctggaggaagctcctggctcctggctttggttcagcatagctccggtcattgccagggctgggccaggccgaaaccaggagccgggagctcattgtgggtctcctgtgtgggtggcagggactctagtacttgagccatcacctgctgtctccccgaGTGTgccgtagcaggaagctggaattggcactCGAGCCAGAAATGGAACACTGATAAGGGGTGCTTATAAGGGGTGTTTTGGCTGCCATGCCGACCCTCCCACTGCTTGCTGCGAACTTCAAAGTTGTGTAAAATCTCACAGGCAGATACCCACCAGGGTCCCTTGCAGCCCGCGTGTCGTGCGTGGCTTTTTGGGGGCCTCCACtgcgggggcctgggggctgctggcacACGAGTCCCTTAACCCGAGCCCCTCAGAGATCTTCAATGCAGAAGTGCTGTTCCGCGAAGACTGCTCTCCAGACGAGTTCATCGACGTGATCGTGGGCAACCGGGTGTACATGCCCTGCTTGTATGTAAGTGGCAGGTGTGGGGCTGTCGGGCCTCTCCCCGACCTCCTGGCTGCCTGCTTTCCCCAGCTCCCACCTCCGCCTTTCCCATCTCAGGTTTATAACAAGATCGACCAGATCTCCATGGAAGAAGTGGACCGCCTGGCCCGAAAACCTAACAGTGTGGTCATCAGGTGAGGCCACTGGCGCCGCGTCTCGGGGCAGAGCGCCTTCCCTGAGCTCCAGCTGGGCTGGAGGAGGCGGCCCCTCCCATGGCTGCTAGTGACGCCGGTCTGCCCCGGCCCTGACTCGGCGCGGGCAGGGTGGCCACCTCTGCCGGGCTCTGCCTAGCCATCAGGGGAGTCCTCGCTGGCACTTGGGACTTCTTAGCACGGTAGTGAACGGCCCATCCCAGGAAGCCCCGGTGCAAGTCTCCCTCCTGGGGCTCTGGATGGTTGGTTTCTGTCCGACCATAGCGTGGAGGCAAAGAGAAGTGACGCTGAGGCTGGACAggcccctgcttcctgcccttCCCTGCACGGTGGGCCCTGGGGTGCCCCTGACCCCACTTTGGCAGATCCCTGGCTCAGACCGCGAGGCCTGCCTCACAGGGAGGCCGGGTGGGGGTGCATGACACAGGGTGGCCTCAGCACCTCCCTTGCAGAGTCACAGGCCCGCAGGAGGCTATGTGGGGCCGCATCCATCCTCAGGGGTGATGAGCGTGTGCACCCCACATGCTGCCTGCGTGCCTGCCCACGACCACGGAGTCTAGGCAGAGGTCAGGATGCCCCTCAGGTGTCTCTCCCATAGACAGCTGAGCCCGGGGCCGCCCTGGGTCTGACTGCCTCCAGAGCTGTGGGGTTCTCCCCTCTCTGCTGAAATCCTCGCTGGGCCCCACAGAGACCCTagcccacagcccccccccccccccccccagtctcccaAGGCCAGCCTGCGGCAGTCACAGGTGCCACGAGCCCCCGGGAGCGACTTGGAGCTCTGCCAGCTGAGACCACGATTGGTGATGGGAGGCATCGTGCAGCCGGCAGAGTCGCAGGCTTGATGGCCGCAGGCCCCGCCGCCGTGCCCAGCCGATGGAGGttgggggaggcagaggccgCAGCCTCTGAGCCCCGTGGGGCCTCTGCCTGACGCCGCCCCCTTCCCCGCAGCTGCGGCATGAAGCTGAACCTGGACTACCTGCTGGAGATGCTCTGGGAGTACCTGGCCCTGACCTGCATCTACACCAAGAAGAGAGGCCGTGAGTGGGGAGGGGCGCCCCGGCCACGAGACCCCCCGCCAGTCCTGGCCCGGCCTGTCCCAGAGCCGGCCTCTGCTCCTCACCCAGACCATGGCCCGTGGAAGCCTGGGCTTTGGTTCCCTTTGCTTTTCCCTGTTGAGGCCATCATCCAAGGGGTCTAGCCCGAGGTCGTGCtcgccagcagggggcagggttcGGTCGCTGCTTGGAAGACCGGCTAGGGGTAAGAAGGGCGGCCACAGCCCGTGCGGTTGACGCAGCCCTCCGTCTCCCCGCAGAGAGGCCAGACTTCACGGATGCCATCATCCTGCGGAAGGGGGCCTCCGTGGAGCACGTGGTGAGTCGGCAAGACCTGGTGGACCGGGGTCGGAGTTGGAGTGCCACAGGCTTCTCGGGCGGGGGttgggcccagcctggcccagggtagAGCTGCACGCACACCACCTCTGCGGGTTGGCTGTGGAGCCTCCATCCGTTTCCTGTAAGATGGGCTGGCgacgccccccgccccggcggcTGGGAGAGTGGCACTGAACAAGGGCTTTGCCTGGCGTTGGACGATGTCAGCAGGCAGCCGTCGGCATGTCTGCTCCTCGGGCCGCAGGTGTTGAGCCAGCTGTTGTGCTCCAGGTTTCTCCAGGGGACCGGGTCTGTGAgtgtggcagaggcccctccctcccaaaATCCCTGGTGGCACTGCTGGCTGTGGCTCAGGTTCCCATCTCCCATGGCCCCCACTCAGGCCCCAGCCTGGCGTGTCCCCACCAGGAATGGCTGTGACTGCCTCCCGCACTCAGCACAAGCACTGAGCAGCGGGCTGTGGTTCCCAGCAGAACGGTGTCGACTGGGGTCAGCAGGTGCCAGGTCCACAGGGGGTCAGGATGGACAGGGGGGTCCACACAGAGGTCAGGATGGATaggggggtccacacgggggtcaggatggatggggagtccacacgggggtcaggatggacgggggggtccacacggggtcaGGATGGACAGGGGGGTCCACatgggggtcaggatggatggggagtccacacaggggtcaggatggacagggggtccacacgggggtcaggatggatAGGGGGGTCCACACAGAGGTCAGGATGGATaggggggtccacacgggggtcaggatggatggggggtccacacgggggtcaggatggacggggggtccacacggggtcaggatggacaggggggtccacacgggggtcaggatggatggggagtccacacaggggtcaggatggacggggggtccacacgggggtcaggatggatAGGGGGGTCCACACAgaggtcaggatggatggggagtccacacgggggtcaggatggacggggggtccacacggggtcaggatggatgggggggtccacacaggggtcaggatggatggggggtccacatgggggtcaggatggatgagggggtccacacgggggttAGGATGGGGGGTTCCacacggggtcaggatggatgggggggtccacacggggatcaggatggatggggggtccacatgggggtcaggatggatggggggtccacatgggggtcaggatggatggggggtccacacggggtcaggatggatggggggtccacacgggggtcaggatggatggggggtccACACAGGGGTCAGGATGGACAGGGGGTTCCacacggggtcaggatggatggcgGGTCCACATGGGGGTCAGGATGGGGGGTTCCACACGGGGTCAGGATGGACGGGGGGGTCCACacaggggtcaggatggatggggggtccacatgggggtcaggatggatgagGGGGTCCACACAGAGGTCAGGGTGGGGGGTTCCacacggggtcaggatggatgggggggtccacacggggatcaggatggatggggggtccacatgggggtcaggatggatgggggggtCCACatgggggtcaggatggatggggggtccacacggggtcaggatggatgagGGGTGCACACGGGGGTCAGGATGGACGAGGGGGGTCATGTGGGGGCCAGGATGGACgggggggtccacacgggggtcaggatggatgggggtccacacgggggtcaAGATGGACAGGGTTCCAcacgggggtcaggatggatggggggggggtccacgcagggtcaggatggatgggggggtccacacgggggtcaggatggatgggggggtCCACgtggggtcaggatggatggggggtccACGTGGGGTCAGGATGGATGAGGGGGTCCACACAGGGGTCAAGATGGATGAAggggtccacacgggggtcaggatggacgaggggtccacacgggggtcaggatggatggggggatccacacggggtcaggatggatgggggggaGGTCCTGGTGGTAGTCAAGATGGACGGGGGGATCCACGTGGGGGTCACAATGAACAGAGgccgcccagcccctgccacctgcacaggAGCGCGCAGGAGCAGTGAGTGTTGCGGTCCAGGCCCCACAGCCGTCTTGGGGTCCGGGATTTTTGTTTGCCACCTTCCCTGCGTTTCCCGGGCTCTGTCttgggaggcagggctgctgtgCGACCCAGCAGTCGCTCGGGAGGGCACTGGCAGCCGGGCCTGCAGTCTGGCCCCATGCATTTGTCCATCAGCAAAGCCTGCCTTGAGGCCTCTGGGTGCCTGACTCTGAGAAAAACGAGGTTCAGAATTCGCAGGCCAGGCAGCAGGCAAGGGGACCCCAGATGACCCTCCCAAGTCCCCGTGGTCCCTCACACGGAGCTCCAGGTCAGAGGCTTTGAGCTGGCCTCCCTGGGCCGCCTATGGCTGCCAGAGCAGTCCTCACCCGCCCTTTCAGGCTCTCAGCTGCTTGTCCAGGAGGGTGGGGGTCTTGGCCACACTGTGGGAAGAAGAGGGGGCAACACTGGGAGGAGCAGGGTGCCCCAGGCAGTGGaatagcaggtgcaaaggccgggggccggggggcgggacacaggggcacaggcaACAGGTGCTGGACCGCACGGTGAGGAGGGGCTTTGGGGCCTTGCCCAGGAGACCTGGGCTTTGTCGCAGAGAGGCCTGCCCTGCCCACAGGCTCCCTTTCAGACTGGGTGCTGACAACAGAGACCCAAGGCAGACGGACCAGCCAGTCCTAGGCCTGGGTCTCCTCGTCTGGGGTAACTTACCCCAGGGCTGTCAGTggtgagcgcccagcctgtgAGAGGCTCCAGGCAGTAGGCTCCAGACAGGAGCATGTGTGAGGGTCTGCAGGAGTGGGCCTGGGGCTCCAGGGGAGTAGTCTCCCCAGCCCCAAAGCCATTTCCCCTTTTTCTGAAAAGCACAGCCTCAGATGACCTTCCATCCCCACCCAACCCTCTTTGCTAGAGATGTGAGTGCAGGGATTCCCTTCTCCCACTGGGGGGAGCCCTAGAGTGAGTTCCACGGCTTATGGAGCCTCCTGAGGCAGGCAGGGCACTAGGGCACAGTGGGGCCTGCGTCACGCAGCAGAACTCCTGCCCCGACTGCCTcagtgcctcccccccccccgaccccgaACTTGAGTGACCCCGCCCCTGCTTGTTAAACTGCCGGGGGGTGTCCTTTGCTGTGACAGCAAGCCAGACAGAAAGTAAAAGCCAGGCCAGCCGGGCCGTCAGAGCCGTGGACACGGGGGAGAAGGAGCCACAGGTGGTCCCCTCTTGCCCTGCTCCTGTCACCATGGCAGCCAGGGGCCCCTGTTGTCGGGACCTTCACCGTCTGCCCCAGCTGGAGTGTGCAAGGCTGTGGGccgctgggggcggggag from Lepus europaeus isolate LE1 chromosome 18, mLepTim1.pri, whole genome shotgun sequence encodes the following:
- the LOC133777333 gene encoding developmentally-regulated GTP-binding protein 2-like, giving the protein MGILEKLSEIEKEIARTQKNKATEYHLGLLKAKLAKYRAQLLEPSKSASSKGEGFDVMKSGDARVALIGFPSVGKSTFLSLMTSTASEAASYEFTTLTCIPGVIEYKGANIQLLDLPGIIEGAAQGKGRGRQVIAVARTADVVIMMLDKGEVQRSLLEKELESVGIRLNKHKPNIYFKPKKGGGISFNSTVTLTQCSEKLVQLILHEYKIFNAEVLFREDCSPDEFIDVIVGNRVYMPCLYVYNKIDQISMEEVDRLARKPNSVVISCGMKLNLDYLLEMLWEYLALTCIYTKKRGQRPDFTDAIILRKGASVEHVCYRIHRSLASQFKYALVWGTSTKYSPQRVGLSHTVEHEDVIQIVKK